One Sphaerisporangium krabiense DNA segment encodes these proteins:
- a CDS encoding PIG-L deacetylase family protein has product MPEPYAPMPDDWGRALAVVAHPDDLEYGPACAVAAWTAAGKDVAYLIVTRGEAGIDSLPPEQAGRVREREQIEAAAIVGVERVEFLGHRDGVVEYGLPLRRDIAAAIRRFRPEVLIGLNHHERWRSGDWNSPDHRNVGVALLDAAGDAGNRWIFPELADQGLAPWPGVRFAAMGGSPHARHAVDVSGSLDKGVAALEAHRSYLPALGPEHPMSDARGFLEAKTRRFGERFDGVACIAFEVIGI; this is encoded by the coding sequence CGCGCACCCGGACGACCTGGAGTACGGCCCGGCGTGCGCGGTCGCGGCCTGGACCGCGGCGGGCAAGGACGTCGCCTACCTCATCGTGACCCGGGGGGAGGCGGGCATCGACTCGCTGCCCCCCGAGCAGGCCGGGCGGGTGCGCGAGCGCGAGCAGATCGAGGCCGCCGCGATCGTCGGCGTGGAGCGGGTGGAGTTCCTCGGCCACCGGGACGGCGTCGTCGAGTACGGGCTGCCGCTGCGGCGGGACATCGCCGCGGCGATCCGCCGGTTCCGGCCGGAGGTCCTGATCGGGCTCAACCACCACGAGCGGTGGCGCAGCGGCGACTGGAACTCCCCCGACCACCGCAACGTCGGCGTCGCCCTGCTCGACGCCGCCGGCGACGCGGGGAATCGCTGGATATTCCCCGAACTGGCGGACCAGGGCCTCGCGCCGTGGCCGGGCGTGCGCTTCGCGGCCATGGGCGGCTCGCCGCACGCGCGCCACGCGGTCGACGTCTCGGGCAGCCTGGACAAGGGCGTCGCCGCGCTGGAGGCCCACCGCTCCTACCTCCCCGCGCTCGGCCCGGAGCATCCGATGTCCGACGCGCGCGGGTTCCTGGAGGCCAAGACCCGCAGGTTCGGCGAGAGATTCGACGGGGTTGCCTGCATCGCCTTCGAGGTCATCGGGATCTGA
- a CDS encoding alpha/beta fold hydrolase encodes MIHMPGMAVTDHHFSVPLDHADPGGPGITVFAREIADPAHVGQDLPFLLYLQGGPGGKSPRPPRPDGWMTHALRTHRVLLLDQRGTGRSTPVTAATAARLGDDLAAYLRHFRADAIVADAEHIRRALCGDRPWETLGQSYGGFITLTYLSKAPEGLRACYVTGGLPGLAATADEVYARTYPRVRDKVERYYARYPGDVATVAAMAAHLAEHDVRLPDGDRLTVRRLQTLGMALGMSDGAERLHWLFDEAWDGAAPSDTFLRQVMALTAFADQPLYGVLQEVIYAQGGTPTAWAAERALASRPEFAPGAEPLLFTGEMFYPFMFEEFSGLRPFAGAARALAEARDWPPLYDPGRLAANTVPVAAIVYHDDMYVDAELSLRTARSVGNLRHWVTNEWEHDGVRASGDRVLSRLMDLAAGRL; translated from the coding sequence ATGATTCACATGCCGGGGATGGCGGTCACCGACCACCACTTCAGCGTCCCGCTCGACCACGCCGACCCGGGCGGGCCCGGCATCACCGTCTTCGCCCGCGAGATCGCCGACCCGGCGCACGTCGGGCAGGACCTGCCCTTCCTGCTGTACCTCCAGGGCGGCCCCGGCGGCAAGTCGCCCCGCCCGCCGCGCCCCGACGGCTGGATGACCCACGCGCTGCGCACGCACCGCGTCCTGCTGCTCGACCAGCGCGGCACCGGCCGCAGCACGCCGGTCACCGCCGCGACCGCCGCCCGCCTCGGCGACGACCTGGCCGCCTACCTGCGCCACTTCCGCGCGGACGCGATCGTCGCCGACGCCGAGCACATCCGCCGCGCCCTGTGCGGCGACCGTCCGTGGGAGACGCTCGGCCAGAGCTACGGCGGGTTCATCACGCTGACCTACCTGTCGAAGGCCCCCGAGGGGCTGCGCGCCTGCTACGTGACCGGCGGCCTGCCCGGCCTCGCCGCGACGGCGGACGAGGTCTACGCGCGCACCTACCCCCGCGTCAGGGACAAGGTCGAGCGCTACTACGCGCGCTACCCCGGCGACGTGGCCACGGTCGCGGCCATGGCCGCCCACCTCGCCGAGCACGACGTGCGGCTGCCCGACGGCGACCGGCTCACCGTGCGCCGCCTCCAGACGCTCGGCATGGCGCTCGGCATGAGCGACGGCGCGGAGCGGCTGCACTGGCTGTTCGACGAGGCGTGGGACGGCGCGGCGCCGTCGGACACCTTCCTGCGCCAGGTCATGGCGCTGACCGCGTTCGCGGACCAGCCGCTGTACGGAGTGCTCCAGGAGGTCATCTACGCCCAGGGCGGCACGCCGACCGCCTGGGCGGCCGAGCGGGCGCTCGCCTCGCGCCCGGAGTTCGCGCCCGGGGCCGAGCCGCTGCTGTTCACCGGCGAGATGTTCTACCCGTTCATGTTCGAGGAGTTCAGCGGGCTGCGCCCCTTCGCCGGGGCCGCCCGCGCGCTGGCCGAGGCGCGGGACTGGCCGCCGCTGTACGACCCCGGGCGGCTGGCGGCCAACACGGTGCCGGTGGCCGCGATCGTGTACCACGACGACATGTACGTCGACGCCGAGCTGTCGTTGCGCACCGCCAGGTCGGTGGGCAACCTGCGGCACTGGGTCACCAACGAGTGGGAGCACGACGGCGTGCGGGCCTCCGGCGACCGGGTGCTGTCCCGCCTGATGGACCTGGCGGCGGGACGCCTCTGA
- a CDS encoding MFS transporter, which translates to MTTSVGSSRRPSDTAVPAPRRWWALAAVAVAQLMIGLDLTVMNIALPSVQRSLELSDPARQWVVTIFALGYGGPLLLGGRLSDLLGRRRALLFGLTGFALASALGGAATGPAMLLTSRALQGVFGALLTPSVLATLAASFPVSGSGEGSAERGRAFGIYGTVMGSSSGLGVVLGGLLTDHLDWRWCMYVNLPIAGLAAAGVLYAVRPAPRAGGVRLDVTGALLATTGLMALVFGFARAETDGWGAAVTLGALALGLLTLAAFVLAQARAARPLLPLRVVLDRRRGGSYLAVFGVASGIFAALFFLTFYLQNVLGYPPVRAGLAYLPLTAGLMAGGRLVSPLMARVPVRLLLCPGLLTVAAGLALLGALRTDSGYRPGVLLVFLLVGLGSGWLLVTANSTATLGAGADTAVAGAMVMTSQQIGASLGTALLSTVAATAAAGHLRARPGEPAEAAVHGFGVAGLSASAFLCLAAVVVFLVIGGGARRGPERPDGAQAG; encoded by the coding sequence ATGACCACATCCGTCGGCTCGTCCCGGCGCCCCTCGGACACCGCCGTCCCCGCCCCGCGGCGCTGGTGGGCGCTCGCCGCGGTCGCGGTCGCCCAGCTCATGATCGGCCTGGACCTGACCGTCATGAACATCGCGCTGCCGTCCGTGCAGAGATCGCTCGAACTGTCCGACCCCGCCCGCCAATGGGTGGTCACGATCTTCGCGCTCGGGTACGGCGGCCCGCTGCTGCTGGGCGGCAGGCTCTCCGACCTGCTCGGCCGCAGGCGCGCCCTGCTGTTCGGGCTGACCGGCTTCGCCCTCGCCTCCGCCCTCGGCGGCGCGGCCACCGGTCCGGCGATGCTGCTGACCTCGCGCGCGCTCCAGGGCGTTTTCGGCGCGCTGCTGACGCCGTCCGTGCTGGCCACGCTCGCCGCGTCCTTCCCCGTGTCCGGCTCAGGCGAGGGCTCGGCCGAGCGCGGCCGGGCGTTCGGGATCTACGGCACGGTCATGGGCAGCTCGTCCGGTCTCGGCGTCGTGCTGGGCGGCCTGCTCACCGACCACCTGGACTGGCGCTGGTGCATGTACGTGAACCTGCCCATCGCCGGGCTCGCCGCCGCCGGAGTGCTCTACGCGGTCCGCCCCGCCCCGCGGGCGGGGGGCGTGCGCCTCGACGTGACAGGGGCGCTGCTCGCCACCACCGGCCTGATGGCCCTGGTGTTCGGCTTCGCCCGGGCCGAGACCGACGGCTGGGGCGCGGCGGTGACGCTCGGCGCGCTGGCCTTGGGCCTGCTCACGCTGGCCGCGTTCGTTCTGGCGCAGGCGCGGGCCGCGCGGCCGCTGCTGCCGCTCCGGGTGGTGCTCGACCGGCGCCGCGGCGGGTCCTACCTCGCGGTGTTCGGCGTGGCCTCGGGCATCTTCGCCGCACTGTTCTTCCTCACCTTCTACCTGCAGAACGTGCTCGGCTATCCGCCGGTGCGGGCGGGCCTCGCCTACCTCCCGCTCACCGCCGGGCTCATGGCGGGCGGGCGGCTGGTGAGCCCCCTCATGGCGCGGGTGCCGGTGCGGCTGCTGCTCTGCCCCGGTCTGCTGACGGTCGCCGCGGGACTCGCGCTGCTCGGCGCGCTGCGCACCGACAGCGGCTACCGGCCGGGCGTGCTGCTGGTGTTCCTCCTGGTCGGACTCGGCAGCGGCTGGCTGCTCGTCACCGCCAACAGCACCGCGACGCTCGGCGCGGGCGCCGACACGGCCGTGGCCGGAGCCATGGTCATGACCTCGCAGCAGATCGGCGCCTCGCTCGGCACCGCCCTGCTCAGCACGGTCGCCGCGACCGCCGCGGCCGGCCACCTGCGGGCCCGTCCGGGCGAACCCGCCGAGGCGGCCGTCCACGGGTTCGGCGTGGCGGGCCTCTCCGCGTCCGCGTTCCTGTGCCTGGCGGCCGTCGTCGTCTTCCTCGTCATAGGAGGCGGCGCCCGGCGGGGGCCGGAGCGACCCGACGGCGCTCAGGCGGGGTAG
- a CDS encoding MarR family winged helix-turn-helix transcriptional regulator, producing the protein MRRAPTRLRGKPTWLINKISLHAQRLIAEAVAPLDARAYHFALLAALEEYGPASQAALGHRCAIDRSDMVAMVNELAEQGLAVRSPDPEDRRRNVITITPAGRRRLAELDAALAEAQDRLLAPLSEAERGRLADLLGRVLDHHTPP; encoded by the coding sequence ATGCGGAGAGCGCCCACCCGCCTGCGAGGCAAGCCGACCTGGCTGATCAACAAGATCTCGCTGCACGCCCAGCGGCTGATCGCCGAGGCCGTGGCCCCTCTCGACGCGCGCGCCTACCACTTCGCGTTGCTGGCCGCGCTGGAGGAGTACGGGCCCGCGAGCCAGGCCGCCCTCGGTCACCGCTGCGCGATCGACCGCAGCGACATGGTGGCCATGGTCAACGAGCTGGCCGAGCAGGGCCTGGCGGTGCGGTCCCCCGACCCGGAGGACCGGCGGCGCAACGTCATCACCATCACGCCGGCGGGCCGGCGGCGCCTCGCCGAACTCGACGCGGCCCTCGCGGAGGCCCAGGACCGGCTGCTCGCCCCCCTGTCAGAGGCCGAGCGCGGCCGGCTCGCGGACCTGCTCGGCCGCGTCCTCGACCATCACACCCCGCCCTGA
- a CDS encoding MarR family winged helix-turn-helix transcriptional regulator: protein MAEKSRSQLLALVHEAIRAYTAGAVLHSQAVADRLGLNATDSRCLDILRRTGPITAGQVAELTGLTTGAITGVVDRLEKPGYVRRVRDEEDRRRVIIVPVPEEELPIDACLRDIGRRLEEFLRTYTDEQLAVILDFLSRSAEMAPSGITAIRDKAARLTSPAT from the coding sequence ATGGCGGAGAAGTCCCGTTCGCAGCTGCTCGCCCTGGTCCACGAGGCGATACGTGCCTACACGGCCGGCGCCGTGCTGCACAGCCAGGCCGTGGCCGACCGGCTCGGGTTGAACGCCACCGACTCCCGCTGCCTGGACATCCTGCGCCGCACCGGCCCCATCACGGCCGGCCAGGTCGCCGAACTGACCGGGCTGACCACCGGCGCGATCACCGGGGTCGTGGACCGCCTGGAGAAACCCGGCTACGTCCGCAGGGTCAGGGACGAGGAGGACCGGCGCCGCGTGATCATCGTGCCGGTCCCCGAGGAGGAGCTGCCCATCGACGCCTGCCTGCGGGACATCGGCCGCCGCCTGGAGGAGTTCCTGCGCACCTACACCGACGAGCAGCTCGCCGTGATCCTGGACTTCCTCAGCCGGTCCGCGGAGATGGCGCCCAGCGGGATCACCGCCATCCGCGACAAGGCCGCCCGCCTGACCTCCCCGGCGACCTGA
- a CDS encoding MFS transporter — MTAPSRRRRTLILLICCMSLLIVGLDNTIVNVALPAIERDLHAPVSGMQWTVDAYILVLACLLLLSGSTADRIGRRRTFQLGLVIFAVGSLLCGLAPSLGWLIAFRVLQAIGGSMLNPVAMSIITNTFTDPRERARAIGLWGGVVGVSMALGPVVGGALVDTSNWRAIFWINVPVAIAAIVLAALFVPESRAPHPRRIDPVGQILVILALGSLTYGIIEAPGLGLGSPPIIASFTVAAVSFAAFLAYEPRRREPLIDLRFFRSAPFSGASAIALCVFAGFGGFLFLNTLYLQDVRGLSPLSAGLCTLPIAAMAVVFAPLSGKLVGDRGPRAPLVIAGVAICAGGLMLTPLTAHTPLPWLLAAYAVFGLGFAMANAPITNTAVSGMPRAQAGVAAAIASTGRQVGQSFGVAIAGSVLASGLAGSSHAGFAHASRAGWWMVAGYGAMVLVLGLFTTGRWAKATAERTASCLIADGVRPQAVS; from the coding sequence GTGACCGCACCCAGCCGCCGCAGGCGGACGCTGATCCTGTTGATCTGCTGCATGAGCCTGCTGATCGTCGGGCTGGACAACACGATCGTGAACGTCGCCCTGCCCGCCATCGAGCGCGACCTGCACGCCCCCGTCTCCGGCATGCAGTGGACGGTCGACGCCTACATCCTCGTGCTCGCCTGCCTCCTGCTGCTGTCCGGCTCCACGGCCGACCGCATCGGACGGCGCCGCACCTTCCAGCTCGGCCTGGTGATCTTCGCGGTGGGTTCGCTGCTGTGCGGGCTCGCCCCCAGCCTCGGCTGGCTGATCGCCTTCCGGGTCCTCCAGGCGATCGGCGGCTCCATGCTCAACCCGGTCGCCATGTCGATCATCACGAACACCTTCACCGACCCCCGCGAGCGGGCCCGCGCCATCGGCCTGTGGGGCGGTGTGGTCGGCGTCAGCATGGCGCTCGGTCCCGTCGTCGGCGGCGCCCTGGTGGACACCTCCAACTGGCGCGCGATCTTCTGGATCAACGTGCCCGTCGCGATCGCCGCGATCGTGCTCGCCGCCCTGTTCGTCCCCGAATCCCGTGCGCCGCACCCCCGCCGCATCGACCCGGTCGGGCAGATCCTGGTCATCCTGGCGCTCGGCTCGCTGACGTACGGCATCATCGAGGCGCCCGGCCTCGGCCTCGGATCCCCGCCGATCATCGCGTCGTTCACCGTGGCCGCGGTCTCGTTCGCCGCCTTCCTCGCCTACGAGCCCCGGCGGCGCGAACCTCTCATCGACCTGCGCTTCTTCCGCAGCGCCCCCTTCTCCGGCGCCTCGGCCATCGCGCTGTGCGTGTTCGCCGGGTTCGGCGGCTTCCTGTTCCTCAACACGCTCTACCTTCAGGACGTGCGCGGCCTCTCCCCGCTGTCCGCCGGCCTCTGCACGCTGCCGATCGCCGCGATGGCCGTGGTCTTCGCCCCCCTGTCGGGGAAGCTGGTCGGCGACAGGGGCCCGCGGGCGCCTCTGGTCATCGCGGGGGTCGCCATCTGCGCCGGCGGGCTCATGCTCACGCCGCTCACCGCGCACACCCCGCTGCCGTGGCTGCTCGCCGCCTACGCCGTGTTCGGCCTCGGGTTCGCCATGGCCAACGCGCCCATCACCAACACCGCGGTCTCCGGCATGCCGCGCGCACAGGCCGGGGTGGCGGCGGCCATCGCCTCCACCGGCCGCCAGGTCGGGCAGTCCTTCGGCGTGGCGATCGCCGGATCGGTGCTGGCCTCCGGCCTGGCCGGATCGTCGCACGCCGGGTTCGCGCACGCCAGCCGGGCCGGGTGGTGGATGGTCGCGGGGTACGGCGCCATGGTGCTCGTCCTCGGCCTGTTCACCACGGGCAGGTGGGCGAAGGCCACCGCGGAGCGCACCGCCTCCTGCCTGATCGCGGACGGCGTCCGGCCCCAGGCCGTGTCATGA